GATATAAAGTTCGCCATGACTAGGGCAAACTCACATTTCATCTCCTCTTCATCTGGCGTCGGGGGATTCCCAGTCCTCGGCGGATCTCGGCCAGCTTTCTTCTGATCCTCGTAAGAATGGTGGACCACTCAGCCACCGCGATCCAATGGACAGGTCCACGCACTCGCGCGGCCTTGTCGCGTCATCTGCCACGTTTTCGGCAGACGGAATCCATCTCCATTGGGACGCCTCCGTGGATTCTAAGATCTCTGCCACCCGGTTTCCGACGAATTGCTTGTATCTCCGGTGGGTGCTGCTTATCCAGTGCAGCACAGTCTTAGAATCCGTCCATAGTACGCAGCTGCTGATCGCCACACCGTGCTCTTGCTTGACGGTGTCCATCAGTCTCGTTCCTAATACTGCTGCTTGAAGTTCCAGTCGCGGGATTGACATAGTCCTCATCGGAGCGCACTTCGTCTTCGAACATATGAAATGCGCCTGCACATCTCCGCTTGCGTATGTGGCCCGCCAATAGGCCGCTGCTGCGAACGCCGACTGGCTTGAATCCACGAAGATATGCAGCTGTAGTGTCCGCACTCGTCCATCGCCGAAATAGTAGCGTGGACATCGGAATTCTTCGATCTTCTTCATCCCTTGCCGCCAGCTCTCAAAGGCTGCGGCCAACGTGTCTGGTAGCGGCTCGTCCCAGCCGACTCCTCTCCGCCAAATCTCTCGCATTAGTACTTTAGCGGTCACCATGTAGCAGCTCAAAAACCCAATCGGGTCGAACGTGGACATGACCAGGCTCAGGAACTCCCTCTTCGTGGGGACGCGTTCTCCTGTCATCACACTTCTTGGGACTCGATGGTATTTGACGCCGAACTTGAAGTCATCTGTAGCTGGCTGCCAGTACATTCCTAGTACCTTCTCCTCAGCTTCGGTCCATCTAACGCTAGCGATGGATTCAAGTGGGTTCAACGCTCTGACCACACTTGCCGAACTGGAAGTAAATCGACACAAATTAAAACCAGCTTCTGCATGTATATCTCTCACCCGTGACGAGACGGCGATAGCTTCTTCTTCACTGGGGAAACTGTCGACGTAGTCATCCACGTAGTGATACTCGTTGATCGCCAGGACTGCTCGCGGATCCGTGCTGCTATACTGCGAAGCATTCACGGTCTTCACATAATCCGCCGAGCATGGTGAGCAGGCCGCTCCAAACGTCATCACCTGCATCTCGTATATGTCGGGCTCCCGACGATCTTCTCCGTTCCTCCATAGGAACCTCTGGGCACATCTGTCCTTTGGCTGCATCAATACCTGATGAAACATCTCCTTGATGTCGGCACAAACCCCAACTGCTCCTTCCCGGAAATGGAAGAGCACCGCTGGGAGGGGTTTGTAGCGCTGTGGGCCTTTCATCAGCGCTGAGTTCAGGGACACTCCGTTCACCTTGGCAGCCGCGTCGAAGACCAGCCGGATTTTTCCAGGCTTGTTCGGGTTCTCTACTCCGAAGTGCGGCAGGTACCATACCTTGCCTTCCTGGGACCTCTGGACTTCCTGGGGCTCCAGTCGTCGTGCGTAACCCTTCTTGACGTAATCGTCCATAATTCCTTTGTAGGCCCGCGCGAAGTCCACATCGCGCTTCATTTTCCGCTCAATGTTGACAAGTCTGTTGAGTGCCATACTGTAGCTCTCTGGCAGTCTCACCTCGTCGTCTCTCCATAGCAGCCCAGTCTCGTATCGTCGGCCTACTCGCTTAGTCGTCTCCTCCAGGATACTCAGGGCCCGTGCGTTGCCGTCATCTGCGACTGACGGCGCCAGCTCCACTCCGCCAGCTGCGACTGGCTGTGCCGGCTTCACTCCGAAACTCTCGATCTCGAAGTAATCGCTGACCATCTTCTCCAGAAGATTATCCTGTGGCACGGCTAGGAGGCACGATCTCTGAAGCGGTGAACTTGCCTTTCCTTTCACCGGTCCATATACCACCCACCCAAGTGGCGTGGCTGCTGCGTATGGCCCTCCAGATCCATAGCTCCTGGTTCTGAAGGGTATTCCTAGGTGCGCATGATCCAATCCAATTAGGATCCTTGGCGCCGCATTGTTGTACGGCTTTACAGGCAGACGCACACTCGCGCCCGCTGCCTTCACATCCTCTCGACGCAAGCTCTGCATCGGGAGACTCAGGTTTGCTACTCCGTACACATTCTTCAGCGCATGGCGCTTCGGCTTGCCCGCTGCGCTGATCTGCAGGCTAACCATCCTTGTGTGCTCTTTGACGGATTTTCCGCCGAACCATTGCACATTTAGTTGTCGACTCTCGCCTCTCAGGTTCAGGCTGCGGATGAGCTCGTCGTCAATGAGCGTGACGGACGAACCTTCATCCAGCAGTGCGTAGGTGTCGACCTGCGTATTCTCCCCGTACAACGTCACGGGCAAAATCCGGAACAGCAGGTGACCTCCATCCGAATCGACACAACTCAAGTTCCGGTGCGATAATTCCTGGCGGTCGCATGTCGATCGCCTCTCATCCTCCTTACGTCCCGCGTCTATAACTGCAGCTGACGTAGGCAGGCTCTTCTCGTTGGAATCCACTGACTGTGGCATTCGTATCCGTCGGCCGCTGTCTCTGTACAGCTGCCGGTCTTGACTGCTCCGCTGATCCCTCCTGCGGCCTCCATCTGCGACTGGCGGTCGTCTGGGATGTCCAGCTGGGTCATGGAGTAGGTAATGATGCCTCATCCGGCATCCGTAGACGTTGCATCCTCGATCCTTCGTGCAGAACCGGGCCATATGTCCATACTCCAGACACGAAAAACATAACCTCAACCTCTTCGCGGACTCGATCCGCCTCGTTGTAGAAGCTCGGTTGAATTCCTTGCAGTCCTTGATGCTGTGTTGTCCCTCACACAAGGGGCAACATCTGGGGCGGTCTGCATACCGCTCCTCCTCGCGAACACTATTCGCGTGCAATACCCTTCGTCTCGGGTGCTCCTTGATTCCGACGTCCGTGACAGTGCACACCAATTTAGCGAATTCATGAAGCCACTCGCTTAGATGCACCACTGTCGGATATGGCTGTATCGTAGCCGCGTGCTTCGCCCAGTCCAACCTCTTGCTCACAGGCAACTTGGCGATCAGCTCCTCCATTAGGGTTGGATTCCCTAAGTGCTGGCTGCCGGTCGTGGTTGACTGCAGGAACGCTGCCAGGTTGCTCACCCTTGTGGCGAACGGCACGATCCTTGCGATGTTGGCCTCCTGTATTGGCTGCACATCGCGCACGCTCTCCAGTTGGCTACGGATCAAAAGCTCCGGACGTCCATACCGGAATCGTAGCTGCTCCATAACAGCTTGCACATTGCTGGGGTGGATGAGCAGCGACTTCACAGCTGCTCGGGCTTCACCCTTCAGGGCTTTCACTAGCCTCTGGTTATTCTCCAAATCTGTACACTGGTAAGCTGCCGTTGTCTCCGTGAACGCGCACAAGAATATTGGCCATTCCTCTGGCTGACCCTCAAACTCGGGAAGATCAGGCAGTCTGCGTGGCGTCCATCCAGGTATGCTCGTCGCCGCCATTCCATATGATAGGGGCGATGGCGTTGATACCTCCAAATTGTGTGTTGGCTCCCGTGGCGGGTGAACATAACCTCGTTCAGGCTGCGCCGTGGCGGTAACACAAAATGGCGGAGAATAGctcactgttgttgttgtacaaCTCCGTGTGACAGGTTGCCCGTTTGAAAAATGGCCGCCAAGCGTCGGCGCCAAATTTCCACTCAATTGTGGCGGCAAACTTGCACTCAATTGTGCCGGCAACTGCGCATCCAAAGATGGCGTCACTCCAAGCTCCGGTTGCAGATTGTCACTCATAATCTGCCTGGGCAGGCTCTCACTCGAGCCCTGCCGTGGTGCTGCTCTCAGACATGGCACCGTTTCACTCAAACATGGCGGTGTATTCGCCGTACCGCTCACTCCAACGCCGCGTGCCCCGACTCCAACGGGATCCCTGGCGGCCTCTGCATGCCCTTCATTTGCCCTTGCCTTCACCAGCTCCGACTCTAGATGTGCGATCCTTTCCATGAGGGCCGCCACTTGTACAGTCGTGGAGTCCGTAAGCTGCCCCGTAGCTGCGGGCTGCAGGTTACTTGCCGCTTCACTGGCGGCTACTCCACTTTCCTTCGGAGTCTGTGGCCGCTGCCGATCACCAGCCACACTCGCAGAGCTGGCCGGCTTGCCAGTTGCTGTGGCCGTGGTGGTCGCAGTTGCGGGAGCACCCCCGACATCCAGTCTGGGGCTCCGCCGGGGCGAATGCTTCATTGGCATCTTCTCGCAGAGTGCAAATCCAATGCACCTTGCGAATGCAGAGtgcgaataaaagaaaatgacGACGCTCGAACTATCACGGGGTGCATTGCAAGTTAACGCCCAAGAAAACACCTCGTGTTCGATAACAAACAGAGTATTTGGGTCTTATGTTTTATTCTGTGGGATATACAATGGTTAACTTAACCTGCAATACAGTCTTTATCTTACATACCGCAGTTTCCCTTCCCACTCAGTGTGATGCTCAAATCGTAGTAATACTATCCGCCAAAATTAAGCATAACTTTACATGATTTAGTGTGCCCGAATTACACATTCACGAGATTCCTGACACAAATATCTCTAAGTTCTGGCGGCTCTAAAATGCAACTTGACTAACTATCGATAGCCCTAAACCGTTCCGCGacaacgaatataatcgaatataatcgaatataattgaatattatcgaatataatagaatataatcgaatataatagaatataatcgaagataatcgagactaatagagtataatcgaatataatagaatataatagaatataatcgaatataatcgaatataatcgagactaatagagtataatcgaatataatcaaatataatcgaatataataatcgaatataataatcgaatataatcgaatataatcgaatataatcgaatataatcgagactaatagagtataatcgaatataatcaaatataatcgaatataataatcgaatataatcgaagataattgaagataatcgagactaatagagtataatcgaatataatcaaatatgatcgaatataatcgagagaatataattgaatataatcgaatataatagaatatataattgaatataatcgaatataatagaatataatcgcatataatcgaatataatcgaatataatcgaatataatcgaatataatcgaatataatcgagactaatagagactaatagagtataatcgaatataatcaaatataatcgaatataatcgaaaataatcgaatataatagaatataatcgaatataatcgaatataatcgaatataatcgaatataattgaatataatcgaatataattgaatataaccgaatatagtcgaatataaacgaatataatcgaatataatcgaatataatcgaatataatcgaatataatcgaatataatcgaatacaatcgaatataatcgaatataatcgaatataatcgaatataattgaatataatcgaatataattgaatataaccgaatatagtcgaatataaacgaatataatcgaatataatcgaatataattgaatataatcgaatataatagaatataatcgattataatcgattataatagaatataatcgaatataatcgaatatgatcgaatataatcgaatataatcgaatataatcgaatataatcgaatataatcgaataaaatcgaatataatcgaatataatcgaagataatcgagactaatagaatataatcgaatataatcgaatataatcgaatatagtcgaatataatcgaatatattcgaatataatcgaatataatcgaatataatcgaatataatcgaatattatcgaatataattgaatataatcgaatataattgaatataatcgaatataatagaatataatcgattataatcgaatataatcgaatataatcgaatataatcgagactaatagagtataatcgaatataatcgaatatgatcgaatataatcgaatataatcgaatataatcgaatataatcgaatataatcgaatataatcgagactaatagagactaatagagtataatcgaatataatcaaatataatcgaatataatcgaaaataatcgaatataatagaatataatcgaatataatcgaatataatcgaatataatcgaatataattgaatataatcgaatataattgaatataaccgaatatagtcgaatataaacgaatataatcgaatataatcgaatataattgaatataatcgaatataatagaatataatcgattataatcgattataatagaatataatcgaatataatcgaatatgatcgaatataatcgaatataatcgaatataatcgaatataatcgaatataatcgaataaaatcgaatataatcgaatataatcgaagataatcgagactaatagaatataatcgaatataatcgaatataatcgaatatagtcgaatataatcgaatatattcgaatataatcgaatataatcgaatataatcgaatataatcgaatattatcgaatataattgaatataatcgaatataattgaatataatcgaatataatagaatataatcgattataatcgaatataatcgaatataatcgaatataatcgagactaatagagtataatcgaatataatcgaatatgatcgaatataatcgaatataatcgaatataatcgaatataatcgaagataatcgagactaataaagtataatcgaatataatagaatataatagaatataatcgaatataatcgaatataatcgaatataatcgaatataatcgaatataatcgaatataatcgaatataatcgaatataatcgaatataatcgaatataatcgaatataatcgaatacaatcgaatataatcgaatataatcgaatataatcgaatataatcgaatataatcgaatataatcgaatataatcgaatataatcgaatataatcgaatataatcgaatataatcgaatataatcgaatataatcgaatataatcgaatataatcgaatataatcgaatataatcgaatataatcgaatataatcgaatataatcgaatataatcgaatataatggaatataatcgaaaataattgaatataatcgaatataatcgaagataattgAGACTAATagagactaatagagtataatcgaatataatagaatataatagaatataatcgaatataatcgaatataatcgaatataatcgaatattatcgaatataatcgaacataatcgaatataatcgaatataatcgaatataatcgaatataatcaaatataatcaaatataatcgaagataatcgagactaatagagtataatcgaacataataaatataatcgaaagtaatcgaatataatcgaatataatcgaatataatagaatataatcgaatataatcgaatataatcgaatataatcgaatataatagaatataatcgaatataatcgaatataatcaaatataatcaaatataatcgaagataatcgagactaatagagtataatcgaacataataaatataatcgaaagtaatcgaatataatcgaatataatcgaatataatcgaatataatcgaatataatcgaatatattcgaatataatcgaatataatcgaatataatcgaatataatcgaatataatcgaatataatcgaatataatggaatataatggaatataattgaatataatcgaatattatcgaatatgatcgaatataatcgaatataatcgaatataatcgaagataatcgaagataatcgagactaatagagtataatcgaatataatagaatataatcgaatataatcgaatataatcgaatataatcgaatataattgaatataatcgaatataatcgaatataatcgaatataatcaaatataatcgaatataatcgaagataatcgagactaatcgaacataataaatataatcgaaagtaatcgaatataatcgaatataatcgaatataatcgaatataatagaatataatcgaatataatcgaagataatcgagactaatagagtataatcgaatataatagaatataatagaatataatcgaatataatcgaatatattcgaatataatcgaatatattcgaatataatcgaatatgatcgaatataatcgaatataatcgaagataatcgagactaatagagtataatcgaatataatcgaatataatcgaatataatcgaatataatcgaatataatcgaatataatcgaatataatcgaatataatcgaatataatcgaatataatcgaatataatcgaatataatcgaatattatcgaatataattgaatataatcgaatataattgaatataatcgaatataatagaatataatcgattataatcgaatataatcgaatataatcgaatataatcgaatataatcgaagataatcgaagataatcgagactaatagagtataatcgaatataatcgaatatgatcgaatataatcgaatataatcgaatataatcgaatataatcgaagataatcgagactaatagagtataatcgaatataatcgaatataatcgaatataattgaatattatcgaatataatagaatataatcgaatataatcgaatataatagaatataatcgaatataatcgaatataatcgaatataatgaatataatcgaatataattgaatataatcgaatataagcgaatataaacgaatataatcgaatataatcgaatataattgaatataatcgaatataatcgaatataatcgaatataatcgaatataatagaatataatcgaaaataatcgaatataatcgaatataatcgaatataatcgaatataatcgaatataatcgaatataatcgaatataatcgaatataatcgaatataatcgaatataatcgaatataatcgaatataatcgaatataatcgaatataatcgaatataatcgaatataatcgaatataatcgaatataatcgaatataatcgaatataatcgaatataatcgaatataatcgaatataatcgaatataatcgaatataatcgaatataatcgaatataatcgaatataatcgaatataatcgaatataatcgaatataatagaatataatcgaatataatcgaatataatcgaatataatcgaatataatcgaatataatcgaatataatcgaatataatcgaatataatcgaatataatcgaatataatcgaatataatcgaagataatcgagactaatagagtataatcgaacataataaatataatcgaaagtaatcgaatataatcgaatataatcgaatataatcgaatataatagaatataatcgaatataatcgaatataatcgaatataatcgaatataatcgaaaataatcgaatataatagaatataatcgaatataatcgaatataattgaatataatcaaatataatcgaatataatcgaatataatcgaatataatcgaatataatcgaatataatcgaatataatcgaatataatcgaatataatcgaatataatcgaatataatcgaatataatcgaatataatcgaatataatcgaatataatcgaatataatcgaatataatggaatataatcgaatataattgaatatactcgaatataatcgaatatgatcgaatataattgaatataatcgaatataatcgaagataatcgagactaatagagtataatcgaatataatagaatat
The Drosophila teissieri strain GT53w unplaced genomic scaffold, Prin_Dtei_1.1 Segkk86_quiver_pilon_scaf, whole genome shotgun sequence DNA segment above includes these coding regions:
- the LOC122625833 gene encoding uncharacterized protein LOC122625833; translated protein: MPMKHSPRRSPRLDVGGAPATATTTATATGKPASSASVAGDRQRPQTPKESGVAASEAASNLQPAATGQLTDSTTVQVAALMERIAHLESELVKARANEGHAEAARDPVGVGARGVGVSGTANTPPCLSETVPCLRAAPRQGSSESLPRQIMSDNLQPELGVTPSLDAQLPAQLSASLPPQLSGNLAPTLGGHFSNGQPVTRSCTTTTVSYSPPFCVTATAQPERGYVHPPREPTHNLEVSTPSPLSYGMAATSIPGWTPRRLPDLPEFEGQPEEWPIFLCAFTETTAAYQCTDLENNQRLVKALKGEARAAVKSLLIHPSNVQAVMEQLRFRYGRPELLIRSQLESVRDVQPIQEANIARIVPFATRVSNLAAFLQSTTTGSQHLGNPTLMEELIAKLPVSKRLDWAKHAATIQPYPTVVHLSEWLHEFAKLVCTVTDVGIKEHPRRRVLHANSVREEERYADRPRCCPLCEGQHSIKDCKEFNRASTTRRIESAKRLRLCFSCLEYGHMARFCTKDRGCNVYGCRMRHHYLLHDPAGHPRRPPVADGGRRRDQRSSQDRQLYRDSGRRIRMPQSVDSNEKSLPTSAAVIDAGRKEDERRSTCDRQELSHRNLSCVDSDGGHLLFRILPVTLYGENTQVDTYALLDEGSSVTLIDDELIRSLNLRGESRQLNVQWFGGKSVKEHTRMVSLQISAAGKPKRHALKNVYGVANLSLPMQSLRREDVKAAGASVRLPVKPYNNAAPRILIGLDHAHLGIPFRTRSYGSGGPYAAATPLGWVVYGPVKGKASSPLQRSCLLAVPQDNLLEKMVSDYFEIESFGVKPAQPVAAGGVELAPSVADDGNARALSILEETTKRVGRRYETGLLWRDDEVRLPESYSMALNRLVNIERKMKRDVDFARAYKGIMDDYVKKGYARRLEPQEVQRSQEGKVWYLPHFGVENPNKPGKIRLVFDAAAKVNGVSLNSALMKGPQRYKPLPAVLFHFREGAVGVCADIKEMFHQVLMQPKDRCAQRFLWRNGEDRREPDIYEMQVMTFGAACSPCSADYVKTVNASQYSSTDPRAVLAINEYHYVDDYVDSFPSEEEAIAVSSRVRDIHAEAGFNLCRFTSSSASVVRALNPLESIASVRWTEAEEKVLGMYWQPATDDFKFGVKYHRVPRSVMTGERVPTKREFLSLVMSTFDPIGFLSCYMVTAKVLMREIWRRGVGWDEPLPDTLAAAFESWRQGMKKIEEFRCPRYYFGDGRVRTLQLHIFVDSSQSAFAAAAYWRATYASGDVQAHFICSKTKCAPMRTMSIPRLELQAAVLGTRLMDTVKQEHGVAISSCVLWTDSKTVLHWISSTHRRYKQFVGNRVAEILESTEASQWRWIPSAENVADDATRPRECVDLSIGSRWLSGPPFLRGSEESWPRSAEDWESPDAR